From a region of the Campylobacter showae genome:
- a CDS encoding efflux RND transporter periplasmic adaptor subunit: MKKLIKFIAVLAVLAGVGYYFYDKNFNVPQGDQFITSKAVRGELVKSIESNGEIYATELIDVGAQVGGQIKKLYVKLGDVVKAGDMIAEIDSATQQNNVDTKKAQLGIYEAKLNSAKVALEISKTKFKREQELFAKNATSKEEFENAKNTLAANEASLKEIEAQIVQAKISLNTAQIDLGYTKITAPKGGVVVSVQVEEGQTVNSNQTTPTIVNIADLSKVQLKMEIAEGDITKIKVGSRVEYSILSEPNRKFHARISSIDPGLTTLSNGKYTTTTSSGSTASSSSSSAIYYYAKAIVDNADGTLRIGMTTQNTIILDSAKDAVIVPSIAVKNEEGKSVVYVLKRDKNGLETAERREVQTGLIDSLKTQILSGVEEGEEVVTKQNSAAEISEMLEKEKRRMKF, from the coding sequence ATGAAAAAACTTATCAAATTTATCGCAGTTTTAGCCGTGCTGGCAGGGGTTGGTTACTATTTTTACGATAAAAATTTTAACGTCCCGCAAGGCGATCAGTTTATCACCTCAAAAGCCGTTCGCGGCGAACTCGTAAAAAGTATCGAAAGCAACGGCGAGATCTACGCTACCGAGCTAATCGACGTGGGCGCACAGGTCGGCGGTCAGATCAAAAAACTATACGTCAAACTTGGCGACGTCGTAAAGGCGGGCGATATGATCGCTGAAATCGACTCGGCGACCCAGCAAAATAACGTAGATACCAAAAAAGCCCAGCTTGGAATTTACGAAGCGAAGTTAAATTCAGCCAAAGTCGCGCTTGAGATTTCAAAGACCAAATTTAAGCGCGAGCAAGAGCTTTTCGCCAAAAATGCAACCTCGAAAGAGGAGTTTGAAAACGCTAAAAATACCCTAGCCGCAAACGAAGCTTCGCTAAAAGAGATCGAGGCGCAAATCGTGCAGGCTAAAATCTCTCTAAACACCGCTCAGATAGATCTTGGCTACACTAAAATCACCGCTCCAAAAGGCGGCGTCGTGGTCTCCGTGCAAGTCGAGGAGGGGCAAACCGTAAACTCAAACCAAACCACGCCAACCATCGTAAATATCGCCGATCTAAGCAAAGTTCAGCTAAAAATGGAGATCGCTGAGGGCGACATCACGAAGATAAAAGTAGGCTCAAGGGTCGAGTACTCGATACTCTCCGAGCCGAATCGTAAATTTCACGCGCGTATTAGCTCGATAGACCCGGGCCTAACCACGCTAAGCAACGGCAAATACACCACTACCACAAGCTCCGGCTCGACCGCCTCAAGCTCGAGTAGTTCGGCGATTTACTACTACGCCAAGGCTATCGTGGATAATGCCGATGGCACGCTAAGGATCGGTATGACCACGCAAAATACCATCATCCTAGATAGCGCTAAAGACGCCGTCATAGTGCCCTCAATAGCGGTCAAAAATGAAGAGGGCAAAAGCGTAGTCTACGTGCTAAAAAGAGACAAAAACGGGCTAGAAACAGCGGAGCGAAGAGAGGTGCAAACGGGACTAATCGATAGCCTAAAAACTCAAATTTTAAGCGGAGTAGAGGAGGGCGAGGAGGTCGTAACGAAGCAAAATTCGGCGGCTGAAATCAGCGAAATGCTCGAAAAAGAAAAAAGAAGAATGAAGTTCTAA